In Brevibacillus marinus, the genomic window ACTGATCACGATTTTGCTGCGGGTAAGGGGAGAAGCGGGGCGCGTCAATCAACTGCCGTGGTCTGCGGCGATGAAGACCTTGTACAGCTATCCCGACCACGCCGCGGTGGCGGAGTGGGGAAGGCGTCCGCTGGTGTACGCGCTGAACCTCAAGCTGACGCAGCCTTCCGAGGCGGGGAGGCTTGAGCCGGACAAGCTCGTTACGCGTGCGGCAGCCGCTTATTACGCGCACGAATACGTCTTCCGGCCCAGTTTGCAGGAGAGCCCGCAACAGCAGCAGGAACCGGTTCCGTTTCGCTACGCCCGCACACTCGATGTAAAGACGACTGCCTACCATTACCCGAACGATAACGTGAAGTCCTACCTCGGCTTGCCGTTGCGTCCCGGAATCGTAGCGGTTGATCCCGATGTAATTGCCTTGGGCAGTCATCTGTACATCGAAGGATACGGTTACGCCGTCGCGGCGGATATTGGCGGTGCGGTGCGGGGCAACCACGTCGACTTGTACTACCCATCCCGCCAACAGGCGGTCAACCATGGAGTAAAAGAAAAGGTCAAGGTATACGTCCTCGACTAGCATATTTCCCCGCTTTTCTCGCCATACTAGAGCGAAAAAGGCGGTGATGCGTTTTGCTTGGCTGGTATATCTTGCTCGGACTGGCTTGTTTGCTCCTGCTCATCGCGCTCACGCCGCTGCGGCTGTCATTGGCTTACCGCCGCGATGGTACTGAAGCGGACGATCGCCTGACGATCGAGATCAGCGCCTGGTTTCGCCTGCTTCGCTACCGGTATGAAGTTCCGGTTCTGAAGCTTTTCGCGGGGAAAGATGGCCCGGAGATGGCGGTGCAGATCGAGGATCAGCGGAAACAGACGGCCAAACAGGTGACGATCTCCTTGTCCGATGTGAAAAAGCTGATCGAGAAGTTTCAACAGCTGCAGCGAACCGTGCGCGATTTGCGGGAAACGTTACGGAACATGATGCGCAACGTGCGCTGCGAAGAGATCGCCTGGCATACGCAGCTGGGGTTCGCAGAAGCCGCCTCCACCGGGGCCTTGACCGGGTTGGTCTGGGGGATCAAGAGCGCGATCATCACCTGTTTCTCTCATTACATATCGCTGCGCACGGTGCCGCGACTCAGCGTTCAGCCCGTCTGGAACGGCGAAGTGATCCAGACGCAGTTTCGCTGCATCCTTCGCTTTCAACTGGGCCACGCGCTCGTCACCGGGCTGCGCATCCTGCTGAGGTGGAAAAAAGGGCGCAGGCGAAAATGGCAGGTCACCCCATCCCGAGCGTAAGCCAGCGGCTGCATCCAGCGCATCACCGGGCTGGCGGACACAGAGGTCATTCTGATTTCATAAAACAAGCCCGTTAGGGAAAGATACCTCCTAAGACATGCTTGGCGCAAAGTGTGTATTCCAAAGGAGGTATCATCATGGTCGACCACCCCATCCAGAGTTTGATGAAGACGACGTTGGAGAACCTGAAGCAAATGGTGGATGTGAACACGATTATCGGGGATCCGGTGGAAACCCCTGACGGCAGCGTGATCCTGCCCGTGTCGAAAGTGGGATTCGGTTTTGCCGCGGGCGGCAGCGAATTTGAGTACTCCCAAGATTTTCACGTGCATCAAGCGGATCATCACCCGTTTGGCGGCGGCAGCGGCGGCGGCGTGTCGATTACGCCGGTCGCTTTCCTGGTCGTGGGCAAACAGGGGATTCGCTCCATCCCGCTGGAAAATACAACCCATTTGTACGACCGCATTCTCGACTCGATTCCGCAATTTGTGGATAAAATCCAGTCGATGTTCTCCTCTGAACAGCAGCATTCCTCGACGACGCGGATCGTCACCCACTCCGGCGACGAAGATTTTGTGATTGAAAAAAGATAACGGCATTCCGCTGCACGGAATGCCGTTTTTCCATGGGCAGGATGTTTACAGTTCCAGTTCCAGCAGGAGATCGCCTGCTTCGATGGCGTCGCCCGCTTTCACGTGAATCGCTTTCACGGTGGCATCAGCCGGCGCCTGCAGCGTCGTCTCCATCTTCATCGCTTCGCTGATCAAGAGGTGCTCTCCTTTTCGCACCTTGTCGCCTGCTTCCACCAGCACTTTCAACACTTTACCGGGCATCGAGGCCCCTACGTGGCTGGGGTTTTTCGGGTCCGCCTTGGCCCGCCGCTGCTCCGTGATTTGTGCGGAGTGGTCGCGGACTTTGATCTCCCGCGGCTGCCCGTTCAACTCAAAGTAGACGATCCGCTGTCCGTCCGGCTGCAGCTCGCCGACGGAAACCAGTTTGATGATCAAGGTTTTTCCCCGTTCGATGCTGACGGAGGTCTCTTCGCCGGGGCGCAGCCCGTAGAAGAACGTGGACGTATCGAGCACCGACAGGTCGCCGAACTCTTTCAGGCTTTGCTCGTACTGCAGGAAGACCGCAGGGTACATGATGTACGAAAGTACGTCCTGCTCGCTCGGTTCACGCCCGATTTTTTCCGCCAACTCCTGTTTTACTTTGGCGAAGTCGACCGGAGCGAGCAGTTCACCCGGCCTAGCCGTAAACGATTCCCGGCCTTTCAGCACCAATTCCTGCAGCCGTTTGGGGAAGCCGCCCGGCGGTTGGCCGAGGTATCCCTGGAAGAACTGCACCACCGAGTCGGGGAAATCGAGCCGTTCACCTTTTTCAAACAGGTTTTCTTCGGTCAGATTGTTCTGCACCATGAACAGCGCCATGTCGCCTACCACTTTGGAGGAGGGGGTCACCTTGACGATGTCCCCAAACAGCCGGTTGACGGTTGTGTACATCTGTTTGACCTCTTCCCAGCGTCCGCCCAATCCGACGGCTTTGGCCTGCTGCTCCAGGTTGGAGTACTGACCGCCGGGCATTTCGTGGACGTAGACTTCCGCGCTGCTGGTCTTCATCCCGCTCTCAAACCCCTGATAGAGCGGCCGGATGTCCTCCCAGTAATCGGACAGCCGGTTAAACGCTTCGAGGGAGAGCCCGCTGTCCCGTTCCGTCCGCTCCAGCGCGGCAATCAAGGCGTTGATGCTCGGCTGCGAAGTTAACCCGGAGAGCGAGCTGACACAGGCGTCGACGATGTCGACTCCCGCCTCGATCGCCTTGAGCAGCATGGCCCCGCCGTTGCCGGAAGTGTCATGCGTGTGCAGGTGAATCGGCAGCGAGATCTCCTGTTTCAACGCGCGGATCAATTCGTAGGCCGCGTACGGCTTGAGCAGGCCGGCCATGTCCTTGATCGCCAGAATGTGCGCCCCCGCCTTTTCCAGCTCCTTGGCCAGGTTGATGTAGTACTGCAGGCTGTACTTGGTTCGCGTCGGGTCGAGGATATCGCCAGTGTAGCAGATCGCCGCTTCCGCCACTTTACCCGCCTGCCGCACGGCGTCAATCGCCACCTGCATGTTGGGCAGCCAGTTCAGGCTGTCAAAGATCCGGAACACATCGATTCCCCGCTCGGCCGACTCCTTGACGAAGGCCTGGATGACGTTGTCCGGGTAGTTGGTGTAGCCGACCGCGTTGGCGCCCCTTAGCAGCATCTGAAACAAGATGTTGGGGATTTTTTCGCGCAAAAGCTGCAGCCTGTCCCACGGCGATTCTTTGAGAAAGCGCATCGCCGTGTCAAAGGTGGCGCCGCCCCACATCTCCAGGGAAAACAGATTGTGCGCCAGCTTGCCGGTCGCTTCCGCGATGGCCACCAAATCGTAGGTGCGCACGCGGGTGGCGAACAGCGATTGATGGGCGTCGCGGAAGGTGGTGTCGGTCAACAGCACCTGTTTCTGCGCGTGAATCCACTTGACCAGCCCCTCTGCTCCTTCCCGCTCGAGAATTTGTTTGGTGCCTTCCGGGTAGGGCTGCGAATAGGGCGTCTTCGGGATGCGCGGATAGCCGACGCGCGGCTTTTTCTCTCCCTTGGGCAGGTCGGGAAAGCCGTTGACGATCACGTTGCCGATGTAGTTGAGCAGCTTGGTCCCGCGGTCCTGTCTGCCGGGGAAGACAAACAGTTCCGGCTTGCTGTCGATAAAGGACGTGTCGTACTGTCCGCTGAGAAAGTCAGGGTGCGTCACCACGTTTTCCAAAAAGGGCAAATTGGTTTTCACCCCGCGGATGCGGAATTCGCGCAATGTCCGCAGCATTTTCCGCGCCGCTTGGGCAAACGTGGGGGCATAGGTGGAGATTTTGACCAGCAGCGAATCGTAATAGGGCGTAATAATCGCGCCGGGATAGCCGTTGCCGCCGTCCAGCCGCACGCCGAACCCGCCCCCCGAGCGCCAGGCCAAAAGGCGGCCGGAATCCGGCACGAACCCGTTCTCCGGATCTTCGGTGGTGACGCGGCATTGAATCGCGTAGCCGCTGGTAGTGATCTGCTCCTGGGAGCTGATCCCGATCTCCGGGTCGGACAGGCGGTATCCTTCCGCGATGCGGATCTGCGACTGCACGATGTCGACGCCGGTGATCAGTTCGGTGATCGTGTGTTCCACCTGGATGCGCGGATTCACTTCGATAAAGTAGAATTTTTGGTCGGGTGTGAGCAGGAACTCGACCGTACCGGCATTGGTGTACCCCGCTTGTTTCATCAGTCTCAGCGCCGCCTCGCAGATCTCATCGCGCAGCGCGGCGGAGAGGGAGAGGCTCGGCGCCACTTCCACGACTTTTTGGTGGCGGCGCTGGATCGAGCAGTCCCGCTCGTAGAGGTGGACGATGTTGCCGTACTGATCGCCGAGAATCTGCACTTCGATGTGTTTGGGCCGCTCCAGGTAGCGCTCCAGGTAGACGGCGGCGTTGCCAAACGAGGAGCGCGCTTCCGAACGGGCCCGCTCCAATGCCTGTTGCAGCTCGGCCTGGTCGCGGACGATGCGCATGCCGCGGCCGCCGCCGCCCGCTACGCCTTTGATCATCACCGGGTAGCCGTGCTCTTTGGCGAACAGCAGCGCTTCCTGCAGGCTCTCAATCGGCTCCGCTGTCCCGGGAATCACCGGGATGCCGGCCTGCACCGCCATGTTGCGGGCCTTGACTTTGTCGCCGAACAACTGGATCAGCTCCGGCGACGGGCCGATAAAGATGATCCCTTCTTCCTGGCAGCGGCGGGCGAACACGTCGTTCTCGGCGAGAAAGCCGTATCCGGGGTGAATCGCGTCCACCTCGTTTCGCTTGGCAATCTCGATGATCCCCTCAATGTCGAGATACGCTTCGATCGGTCCCTTGCCGGCGCCGACCAGATACGATTCATCCGCTTTGAAGCGGTGGATCGAGACGTTATCTTGCTCGGAGTAGATCGCGACGGTGCGGATCCCCAGCTCGGTCGCCGCGCGAAAGATGCGAATCGCGATCTCGCCGCGGTTGGCTACCAGCAATCGGTTGATTTTTTTCTGTGTCATGGTTTCCTCCCCTACTCATTCCTGCTTTTTTGCAGAAAACGACAAGCAGTTGTATTTCAAATATACAAAACTTTTTATGTATTTACACCGTCTTTCCGCAGGAAAAAAATAGTTTTTTCCGGACAAGCAGGCCGGATCGCCCGCATAACGGCGACGAGCCAAACCATGCCCCGTTTGCCGACCTGCCGCCGGACAAGCGGCAGCGTGGAGCGGGCAAAGCGGCCGCGCTGCGCTCGGAAAGCTGTAACTCCGCTGCATACATCCCGCTTCCTTTGCCCACAATGGGTAAAAAGAACGGAGGGAGTGCGATGGAACTCAGCAAACTGGCGCCGGTTGAGATCTGGCGGCTGTTGATACCCGCCCGCATGCAGCTGTTTGCCGACGAGCTTTCCGGCGATGAATTGATCTTTCGCTATCGGGACAAGGTCTACTTTGTCCATGAAGATGGAGCGGTGCTCGCGCTGCCGACGCCTCCCCAGCTGAAACACATGACGTTCCCGGCGTTTCTCGAGTATTTGATGAAAGAGGATGAAACGATCGACTTCGACGAAAACGGCGTCTTTGACATCGGCAGCATCCTGCGGCAGATCGGCTTTGTCGTCTCCTGCGGCCGCCGGCGGGAGCGGGCTGATTACACGGTAGAGATCATCGACGCGCTCGCCCCCGGGCAGCCGCTCGCCCGCTACGTTTTGTGCGGGGTCAGTTTCACCTTTGCCTTGTTTCACGGGCTGTTGTGCTGTTCGTACTTGCATGAACTGGCAGAGGAGGACGGCGAATTTGAAGTAAAGCGGATTACCCGCTGCAGTTTTCACCATTCTGATAGTGAAAAACAGCATAAGATCGTGTATGATGATACGTGTACATAATTTTTGCATGGGGCGAAGGAGGGATCGTTCATGACGAATGTCGTGGAACGTCATGGTGCTTTTCAGTTTAAAGGAGCGGTTACGCTGCTCGGACCGGAATTGAAACCGGGCGACCAGGCTCCGGATTTTACGGTGCTGGCCAACGACTTGTCCCCGGTGACGCTGGCTGATTCCAAGGGGACGGTCCGGATCATTTCGGTTGTTCCGTCCCTTGATACCGGTGTCTGCGATGCGCAAACCCGCCGGTTCAACGAGGAAGCGGCAAAACTGGACGGTGTAAAGGTGCTGACCATCTCCGTCGACCTGCCGTTTGCGCAAGCCCGCTGGTGCGGCGCGGCGGGAATTGAAAATGTGCAGACGCTGTCTGACCACCGGGACCTTTCCTTCGGTCTGGCATACGGCGTGGTGATCAAGGAACACCGACTGCTCAGCCGGGCGGTCTTCGTGGTAGATGCCAACGACAAGATCGTGTACGCCGAATACGTTCCGGCCGCCGGCCAACATCCGAACTACGAAGCGGCGATCGAAGCAGCAAAAGCGGCAAAATAAAGCAAACGGCGAATCGCGCGGCCCATCCCGCTGGGGGTGGGCTTCCTTGTGCGCGCTGCGGCACCGGGGCAAACGGGATGGCGGACATCCCGAAACGGCGGACCGGCAAGGAGAGCGGCAGTCCGTCCACTGTGTTGCGATGGGAGGAGCGGGAATGAACGAGCGCTTGCTGCATTTTCAGGTGACGGAGGAGGAAGCGGGACTGACGCTGCGCGACCTTTTGCGCGGAAAGTACGGCGTTTCCCGGCGGCTGCTCAACCGGGTCAAGAATGACGGCGCCATCCTCCTCAACGGGGTGCCGGAACGGGTGCACCGGTTGGTACAAGCGGGGGACGTGGTGGAAGTATGGCTTCCCGCGGAACAGGCGGAGACGCTTGCGCCGCAGCCGATGCCGCTGGCGATTCGCTACGAGGACGATGACCTGTTGCTGCTCGCCAAACCGGCCGGCGTCGTCGTGCATCCGACGCGCACCCACCCGGACCGCACCCTGGCCAACGGCGTAGTGGCCTACTGGCAGGCGAAAGGGGAGCTGCGCCGCTTCCGGCCCGTCAATCGGCTGGACAAAGATACGTCCGGGCTGCTGCTCGTCGCGAAAAATCAGTGGGCCCACGAGTGCTTGTCGCGGATGCAGCGCCGACAGCTGCTCAAGCGAACCTATTGGGCTGTGGTGCACGGTTTGCCGCGGCACGATGAAGGCGAGATTGCCGCGCCGATCGGGCTCAAACCCGGCTCGATTATCGAACGGGAAGTGCGCGCCGATGGCCAGCCTGCGGTTACCCGCTACCGCGTGCTCGCGCGCGGTGCAGAGGTGTCCTTGCTCGAACTGCAGCTGTTGACGGGCCGGACGCACCAGATCCGCGTGCACATGAGTTATCTCGGCCATCCGCTGGTTGGCGACGACCTGTACGGCGGGCAGCGCAGCTTGCTTGGCCGGCAGGCACTGCACGCGGCAAAGGTAGAGCTGGTTCATCCCCGCACCGGCAAACTGCTCCAGTTTTCCGAACCGCTGCCGACCGACATGGCGGAACTGGTGAAAACATGTGTGAACATTCGCTAGATATGGTCTGGCAAAATGAAAACGTTTCCGCTACAATAGAAGAAGGAGGTTCGCGCATGAATCCTGCTGATTCCCGCTTTTCCGATTCATGTGTACTGGCGAGTGGATGTGCCCCGCTGCCGGAAGGGATGAGGCTGTCCGGGCCGAAGCAGACGTTTGGCTGCTCGCTGTGGTTTGACCGAACGGATGACCGGGTCGTGGACGCTGCTTTTACCTTCCTGGCAGGAATCAGCGAGCAGTATTTGACGGACTTGGTGGTGGGACGACGCTTGCCGCATGAATGGAACGAGTTGGAACAGAAGGTGCGGGAACACGTCTTCGCTCCGGCGCAAGCTGTCATTTTGCAGGCACTGCGTACCGCCGTTGATCGCTACCTGGATTCCCGATAGCGGAGGCAATTTCACCGGAGCAGGTCTGGAAAAAGTAAAAATCGCACTGGTTATCTACGGGGAAAGCATCCGTCACAAGAGCTTTCTCGCTGAAGTAGATAGGGCCCAGTAACGCTTACTGCTGCAAAGGGGGGAATCCCAAGGTGTGCAGATGGCGGAACTGGGCTTTTCTCGTTTGCGCTGGAGGTGCAGCAGTCAGGAGAAAGGGGGGTGCGGAACGGCTGGCAAGGCGAAAACGGGTGAGCGATGACGAT contains:
- a CDS encoding S-layer homology domain-containing protein translates to MRKKCLLAVLASLTLFSTAAEASTKPAEAEKVTDISEHWAESQIRQLQKQGIIQGGTDGKFHPEQAITRAELVTMFVKAKGIEPAARERVSFADVPQDHWFYPYAMTAYRMGILNGEKRGGKLYLQPEKQVTKDELITILLRVRGEAGRVNQLPWSAAMKTLYSYPDHAAVAEWGRRPLVYALNLKLTQPSEAGRLEPDKLVTRAAAAYYAHEYVFRPSLQESPQQQQEPVPFRYARTLDVKTTAYHYPNDNVKSYLGLPLRPGIVAVDPDVIALGSHLYIEGYGYAVAADIGGAVRGNHVDLYYPSRQQAVNHGVKEKVKVYVLD
- a CDS encoding DUF2953 domain-containing protein, coding for MLGWYILLGLACLLLLIALTPLRLSLAYRRDGTEADDRLTIEISAWFRLLRYRYEVPVLKLFAGKDGPEMAVQIEDQRKQTAKQVTISLSDVKKLIEKFQQLQRTVRDLRETLRNMMRNVRCEEIAWHTQLGFAEAASTGALTGLVWGIKSAIITCFSHYISLRTVPRLSVQPVWNGEVIQTQFRCILRFQLGHALVTGLRILLRWKKGRRRKWQVTPSRA
- the ytfJ gene encoding GerW family sporulation protein, encoding MVDHPIQSLMKTTLENLKQMVDVNTIIGDPVETPDGSVILPVSKVGFGFAAGGSEFEYSQDFHVHQADHHPFGGGSGGGVSITPVAFLVVGKQGIRSIPLENTTHLYDRILDSIPQFVDKIQSMFSSEQQHSSTTRIVTHSGDEDFVIEKR
- the pyc gene encoding pyruvate carboxylase, whose product is MTQKKINRLLVANRGEIAIRIFRAATELGIRTVAIYSEQDNVSIHRFKADESYLVGAGKGPIEAYLDIEGIIEIAKRNEVDAIHPGYGFLAENDVFARRCQEEGIIFIGPSPELIQLFGDKVKARNMAVQAGIPVIPGTAEPIESLQEALLFAKEHGYPVMIKGVAGGGGRGMRIVRDQAELQQALERARSEARSSFGNAAVYLERYLERPKHIEVQILGDQYGNIVHLYERDCSIQRRHQKVVEVAPSLSLSAALRDEICEAALRLMKQAGYTNAGTVEFLLTPDQKFYFIEVNPRIQVEHTITELITGVDIVQSQIRIAEGYRLSDPEIGISSQEQITTSGYAIQCRVTTEDPENGFVPDSGRLLAWRSGGGFGVRLDGGNGYPGAIITPYYDSLLVKISTYAPTFAQAARKMLRTLREFRIRGVKTNLPFLENVVTHPDFLSGQYDTSFIDSKPELFVFPGRQDRGTKLLNYIGNVIVNGFPDLPKGEKKPRVGYPRIPKTPYSQPYPEGTKQILEREGAEGLVKWIHAQKQVLLTDTTFRDAHQSLFATRVRTYDLVAIAEATGKLAHNLFSLEMWGGATFDTAMRFLKESPWDRLQLLREKIPNILFQMLLRGANAVGYTNYPDNVIQAFVKESAERGIDVFRIFDSLNWLPNMQVAIDAVRQAGKVAEAAICYTGDILDPTRTKYSLQYYINLAKELEKAGAHILAIKDMAGLLKPYAAYELIRALKQEISLPIHLHTHDTSGNGGAMLLKAIEAGVDIVDACVSSLSGLTSQPSINALIAALERTERDSGLSLEAFNRLSDYWEDIRPLYQGFESGMKTSSAEVYVHEMPGGQYSNLEQQAKAVGLGGRWEEVKQMYTTVNRLFGDIVKVTPSSKVVGDMALFMVQNNLTEENLFEKGERLDFPDSVVQFFQGYLGQPPGGFPKRLQELVLKGRESFTARPGELLAPVDFAKVKQELAEKIGREPSEQDVLSYIMYPAVFLQYEQSLKEFGDLSVLDTSTFFYGLRPGEETSVSIERGKTLIIKLVSVGELQPDGQRIVYFELNGQPREIKVRDHSAQITEQRRAKADPKNPSHVGASMPGKVLKVLVEAGDKVRKGEHLLISEAMKMETTLQAPADATVKAIHVKAGDAIEAGDLLLELEL
- the tpx gene encoding thiol peroxidase; this encodes MTNVVERHGAFQFKGAVTLLGPELKPGDQAPDFTVLANDLSPVTLADSKGTVRIISVVPSLDTGVCDAQTRRFNEEAAKLDGVKVLTISVDLPFAQARWCGAAGIENVQTLSDHRDLSFGLAYGVVIKEHRLLSRAVFVVDANDKIVYAEYVPAAGQHPNYEAAIEAAKAAK
- a CDS encoding RluA family pseudouridine synthase, giving the protein MNERLLHFQVTEEEAGLTLRDLLRGKYGVSRRLLNRVKNDGAILLNGVPERVHRLVQAGDVVEVWLPAEQAETLAPQPMPLAIRYEDDDLLLLAKPAGVVVHPTRTHPDRTLANGVVAYWQAKGELRRFRPVNRLDKDTSGLLLVAKNQWAHECLSRMQRRQLLKRTYWAVVHGLPRHDEGEIAAPIGLKPGSIIEREVRADGQPAVTRYRVLARGAEVSLLELQLLTGRTHQIRVHMSYLGHPLVGDDLYGGQRSLLGRQALHAAKVELVHPRTGKLLQFSEPLPTDMAELVKTCVNIR
- a CDS encoding DUF3870 domain-containing protein — protein: MNPADSRFSDSCVLASGCAPLPEGMRLSGPKQTFGCSLWFDRTDDRVVDAAFTFLAGISEQYLTDLVVGRRLPHEWNELEQKVREHVFAPAQAVILQALRTAVDRYLDSR